From one Acipenser ruthenus chromosome 21, fAciRut3.2 maternal haplotype, whole genome shotgun sequence genomic stretch:
- the LOC131699179 gene encoding zona pellucida sperm-binding protein 3-like, translating into MMIVGAMPLARQVSPSPRVAVVTANVTSYMNVLTYKPTQRDFYQTPFNQAVVCTYTKPAGWTPPVYNPALGDASGFGKLEFTMGIMNDDFSAPRTSSLFFLGSPINIAAAVKQQFHMPLMVYMEECVAASTPELSPSSQTYPLITNHGCFVDGQAGNSRFLPRVQTSEIRLVVQAFRFTQLNTDVYIHCRLLAWDPAQLNDPTKKACSFNQRTRSWELLDNPGRSSVCRCCTSNCNLRKRRDTAEEGLRHTAVLGPLRILPEELSAGSQEFYQRSPALSLEEPQQALAWLPVLATPLLLMAVLGALSLGYYMCVWRHPRLCSKSSSELLVPVPIDEMHTAVCTVSSSSPARQF; encoded by the exons GTTACTGCCAATGTTACCAGTTACATGAATGTGCTGACCTACAAGCCCACCCAGAGAGACTTCTACCAGACTCCATTCAATCAGGCTGTTGTGTGCACCTATACCAA acctgctggctGGACTCCTCCAGTGTATAACCCTGCACTTGGGGATGCCTCTGGGTTTGGGAAGCTGGAGTTTACCATGGGGATTATGAATG ATGACTTCTCAGCCCCACGCACCTCCAGTCTGTTCTTCCTGGGCTCCCCCATCAACATCGCGGCTGCAGTGAAGCAGCAATTCCACATGCCGCTGATGGTCTACATGGAAGAGTGTGTCGCTGCCAGCACTCCAGAGCTGAGCCCTTCAAGCCAGACCTACCCGCTCATCACCAACCATGG ATGCTTTGTAGATGGACAGGCTGGTAACTCCAGGTTTCTGCCCCGAGTCCAGACCTCTGAGATCCGTCTGGTTGTCCAGGCCTTCAGGTTTACACAACTGAATACAGAT GTGTATATCCATTGCCGCTTGCTGGCCTGGGACCCTGCCCAGCTCAATGACCCCACCAAGAAAGCCTGTTCATTCAACCAGAGAACCAGGAG CTGGGAGCTCCTGGATAACCCTGGTCGGAGCTCTGTGTGCCGCTGCTGTACCTCCAACTGCAatctgaggaagaggagggacaCGG CTGAAGAGGGACTGAGGCACACTGCAGTGCTGGGACCCCTGAGGATCCTTCCTGAAGAGCTGTCTGCTGGAAGCCAGGAATTCTACCAGAGGAGCCCTGCTCTGTCACTGGAGG AGCCCCAGCAGGCTCTGGCCTGGCTGCCTGTTCTAGCTACTCCCCTGCTCCTGATGGCTGTCCTGGGAGCCCTGTCTCTGGGCTACTACATGTGCGTGTGGCGTCATCCCAGACTCTGCTCCAAGTCCAGCAGTGAGCTCCTCGTTCCTGTCCCCATTGATGAAATGCACACAGCAGTTTGCACGGTTTCCAGCAGCTCGCCAGCAAGGCAATTCTGA